From Streptomyces cyaneogriseus subsp. noncyanogenus, the proteins below share one genomic window:
- a CDS encoding glycoside hydrolase family 12 protein: MATRTPRRIVKALLAPALALGATVGLASAPAQAAVWNSCDQWGNTTLNGYILYNNIWGSGAGSQCIWANSGTNWGVRADHPNTGGIKSYPNAKKVVNKPLTSLASLTSSYNVTVPSSGAYNTSYDIWDTDYDYEIMLWVNYNGAVGPLGTAQGSVTLGGHTWNVYKGNNGANEVFSFLRTSDSTSGTVNILPILKWIKDTKGWMGNETIGDVQFGYEITSSSGGLDFTTNNLTVSSS, encoded by the coding sequence ATGGCAACACGCACTCCGCGCAGGATCGTCAAGGCCCTGCTGGCCCCGGCCCTCGCGCTCGGCGCCACCGTCGGCCTCGCCTCCGCCCCCGCCCAGGCCGCCGTCTGGAACTCCTGCGACCAGTGGGGCAACACGACCCTGAACGGCTACATCCTCTACAACAACATCTGGGGCTCGGGCGCCGGCAGCCAGTGCATCTGGGCCAACTCCGGCACCAACTGGGGCGTGCGCGCCGACCACCCCAACACCGGCGGCATCAAGTCCTACCCCAACGCGAAAAAGGTGGTCAACAAGCCGCTCACCTCGCTCGCCTCGCTCACCAGCAGCTACAACGTCACCGTCCCGTCGTCCGGCGCGTACAACACGTCGTACGACATCTGGGACACCGACTACGACTACGAGATCATGCTCTGGGTCAACTACAACGGCGCCGTCGGCCCGCTCGGCACCGCCCAGGGCAGCGTCACCCTCGGCGGCCACACCTGGAACGTCTACAAGGGGAACAACGGCGCCAACGAGGTCTTCTCCTTCCTGCGCACCTCCGACTCCACCTCAGGCACGGTGAACATCCTGCCGATCCTGAAGTGGATCAAGGACACCAAGGGCTGGATGGGCAACGAGACCATCGGCGACGTGCAGTTCGGCTACGAGATCACCTCGTCCTCCGGCGGACTGGACTTCACCACCAACAACCTGACCGTCAGCAGCAGCTGA
- a CDS encoding glycoside hydrolase family 31 protein: MTLPAENQTQVSLAQSSPTVGTFRERDGALEWSGRQETVRIEPWGPDAVRVRARLGGPVLEGLPGALLDDAPPTAYTIKTDGGEGRLTVGALTVVVDAEGLVRFTRTDDGEELLAEERAHFWWPGSRLYTAVGNGHHRLEQRFAAYDDEKLYGLGQHQHGRLDQKGLVIDLVQRNAEVGIPVLTSSRGYTLLWNNPAIGRVELAHNGTRWVADSARQIDYWITAGDPAGAQRRYSAVTGRTPMLPEWAAGFWQCKLRYRTQDELLAVAREYRRRGLPIDAIVCDFFHWTHLGEWKFDPEEWPDPAAMVRELDELGIKLVVSVWPSVSPLSENHPVMEQRGYFIGTQYGPMAHADWPDKEVASTVQVAFYDATNPEAREFVWSRVKKNYLEPYGITAFWLDACEPELKPGFPENLRYWAGPGLEVGNLYPAENSRTFYEGLRASGEDEVITLNRSAWAGSQRYGAALWSGDIGTDFATLRRQIAAGLNTALSGIPWWNTDIGGFHGGDPDDPAYREVMIRWFQFGALSPLMRLHGFRDPGMPLGPEMTGGPNEVWSYGEEAYAILTSYLRLRDRLKPYVLRTMREAHEEGLPVMRPLFLEFPGDRAAWSVDDAYLFGRDLLVAPVLTAGATQRTVHLPAGARWTDAWTGRTYEGGAAVTVDAPLERIPLFLRDGAALPIAE, from the coding sequence GTGACTTTGCCCGCCGAGAACCAGACCCAGGTCAGCCTCGCCCAGTCCTCGCCCACCGTCGGCACCTTCCGTGAGCGCGACGGCGCGCTGGAGTGGAGCGGCCGTCAGGAGACCGTGCGCATCGAGCCGTGGGGTCCGGACGCCGTCCGGGTCCGGGCCCGGCTCGGCGGACCGGTCCTGGAGGGGCTGCCGGGCGCCCTCCTCGACGACGCGCCGCCGACGGCGTACACGATCAAGACCGACGGCGGAGAAGGCCGGCTGACGGTCGGCGCGCTCACCGTCGTCGTCGACGCCGAGGGCCTGGTCCGCTTCACCCGCACCGACGACGGCGAGGAGCTGCTGGCCGAGGAGCGCGCCCACTTCTGGTGGCCGGGCTCCCGCCTGTACACGGCCGTCGGCAACGGCCACCACCGCCTGGAGCAGCGGTTCGCCGCCTACGACGACGAGAAGCTGTACGGCCTCGGCCAGCACCAGCACGGACGGCTGGACCAGAAGGGCCTGGTGATCGATCTGGTGCAGCGCAACGCGGAGGTCGGCATCCCGGTGCTCACCTCCAGCCGCGGCTACACCCTGCTGTGGAACAACCCGGCGATCGGCCGGGTGGAGCTGGCGCACAACGGCACCCGGTGGGTGGCCGACTCCGCCCGCCAGATCGACTACTGGATCACCGCCGGCGACCCGGCCGGCGCGCAGCGCCGCTACAGCGCGGTGACGGGCCGCACGCCGATGCTGCCCGAGTGGGCGGCGGGCTTCTGGCAGTGCAAGCTGCGCTACCGCACCCAGGACGAACTCCTCGCGGTGGCCCGGGAGTACAGGCGCCGGGGCCTGCCCATCGACGCGATCGTCTGCGACTTCTTCCACTGGACGCACCTGGGCGAGTGGAAGTTCGACCCGGAGGAGTGGCCGGACCCGGCGGCGATGGTGCGCGAGCTGGACGAGCTCGGCATCAAGCTCGTCGTCTCCGTGTGGCCGTCGGTCTCCCCGCTGAGCGAGAACCATCCGGTGATGGAGCAGCGCGGCTACTTCATCGGCACCCAGTACGGCCCGATGGCCCACGCCGACTGGCCCGACAAGGAGGTGGCCTCCACCGTCCAGGTGGCCTTCTACGACGCCACCAACCCCGAGGCCCGGGAGTTCGTGTGGTCGCGGGTGAAGAAGAACTACCTGGAGCCGTACGGCATCACGGCGTTCTGGCTCGACGCCTGCGAGCCGGAGCTGAAGCCCGGCTTCCCGGAGAACCTGCGCTACTGGGCGGGCCCGGGCCTGGAGGTCGGCAACCTGTATCCCGCCGAGAACTCCCGCACGTTCTACGAGGGGCTGCGCGCGTCGGGCGAGGACGAGGTGATCACCCTCAACCGCTCGGCCTGGGCGGGCAGCCAGCGGTACGGCGCCGCCCTGTGGTCCGGCGACATCGGCACCGACTTCGCCACCCTGCGGCGCCAGATCGCGGCCGGCCTCAACACGGCCCTGTCCGGCATTCCCTGGTGGAACACGGACATCGGCGGCTTCCACGGCGGCGACCCGGACGACCCCGCCTACCGCGAGGTGATGATCCGGTGGTTCCAGTTCGGCGCGCTGTCCCCGCTGATGCGCCTGCACGGCTTCCGCGACCCGGGCATGCCGCTGGGCCCGGAGATGACCGGCGGCCCGAACGAGGTGTGGTCCTACGGCGAGGAGGCGTACGCCATCCTCACCTCCTACCTGCGGCTGCGTGACCGCCTGAAGCCGTATGTGCTGCGGACCATGCGCGAGGCGCACGAGGAGGGGCTGCCGGTGATGCGGCCGCTGTTCCTGGAGTTCCCCGGCGACCGGGCGGCCTGGTCGGTGGACGACGCCTATCTCTTCGGGCGGGACCTCCTCGTCGCCCCGGTGCTGACGGCGGGCGCGACGCAGCGCACGGTCCACCTGCCGGCGGGCGCGCGCTGGACGGACGCCTGGACCGGGCGGACGTACGAGGGCGGGGCGGCCGTGACGGTCGACGCCCCGCTGGAGCGGATCCCGTTGTTCCTGCGGGACGGGGCCGCGCTGCCGATCGCGGAGTGA
- a CDS encoding LacI family DNA-binding transcriptional regulator, whose translation MVTLAEVAQHAGVSASTVSYVLSGKRSISATTRQRVEESIRELGYHPNAGARALASNRSNIIALMIPLRTDIYVPVMMEIAVAVATTARTHGYDVLLLTGEEGPDAVRRVTGSGLADAMILMDVQLDDERLPLLRGTDQPSALIGLPADPSGLTCVDLDFRAAGALCLGHLAALGHRDIAVIGEAPAVYERHTGFAERTLDGLRGRARELGLRLLHRPCEGGYDAMAVTLARIFDERPGTTGFVVQNESAVEPLLALLRQQGRAVPEDVSVVAICPDQVATQASVRLTSVAVPAQEMGRRAVEHLVAKLDGRGDDGVVLLAPELTVRASTGPAPTAP comes from the coding sequence ATGGTCACCCTCGCCGAGGTCGCCCAGCACGCCGGAGTCTCGGCGAGCACGGTGAGCTATGTCCTCAGCGGCAAGCGGTCCATCTCCGCGACCACCCGGCAGCGGGTCGAGGAGAGCATCCGGGAGCTGGGCTACCACCCGAACGCCGGCGCCCGGGCCCTGGCCAGCAACCGGTCGAACATCATCGCGCTGATGATCCCGCTGCGCACGGACATCTACGTGCCGGTGATGATGGAGATCGCCGTGGCGGTGGCCACCACCGCGCGCACGCACGGGTACGACGTGCTGCTGCTCACCGGCGAGGAGGGCCCGGACGCGGTGCGCCGCGTCACCGGCAGCGGCCTCGCCGACGCGATGATCCTGATGGACGTCCAGCTCGACGACGAACGGCTGCCGCTGCTGCGCGGCACCGACCAGCCGTCGGCCCTGATCGGTCTGCCCGCCGACCCCTCCGGCCTGACCTGTGTCGACCTCGACTTCCGGGCGGCCGGTGCCCTGTGCCTGGGCCATCTGGCCGCCCTGGGCCACCGCGACATCGCTGTCATCGGCGAGGCGCCCGCGGTCTACGAACGGCACACCGGCTTCGCCGAACGCACCCTGGACGGGCTGCGCGGCCGGGCGCGGGAGCTGGGGCTGCGGCTGCTGCACCGCCCGTGCGAGGGCGGGTACGACGCGATGGCCGTGACCCTCGCCCGCATCTTCGACGAGCGCCCGGGCACCACCGGGTTCGTCGTGCAGAACGAGTCGGCCGTCGAGCCGCTGCTCGCCCTGCTGCGCCAGCAGGGGCGGGCGGTGCCCGAGGACGTGTCGGTGGTCGCCATCTGCCCCGATCAGGTCGCCACCCAGGCTTCGGTGCGGCTGACGTCGGTCGCCGTCCCCGCGCAGGAGATGGGCCGGCGGGCGGTGGAGCACCTGGTCGCCAAGTTGGACGGTCGCGGCGACGACGGGGTCGTGCTGCTCGCCCCCGAGCTCACGGTCCGGGCCAGCACGGGGCCCGCGCCGACCGCCCCCTGA
- a CDS encoding acyl-CoA dehydrogenase family protein: MSAPPTPSSRPVVTEREARRVAEAAREQDWRKPSFAKELFLGRFRLDLIHPHPLPADEDVQRGEEFLAKLRDFCETEIDPAVIERDARIPDEVIDGLKELGALGMKIDTKYGGLGLTQVYYNKALALAGSVSPAVGALLSAHQSIGVPQPLKQFGTREQKERFLPRCARTDISAFLLTEPDVGSDPARLATTAVPDGDDYVLDGVKLWTTNGVVADLLVVMARVPKSEGHPGGITAFVVEAASEGVTVENRNAFMGLRGIENGVTRFHRVRVPAAHRIGPEGAGLKIALTTLNTGRLSLPAMCAGAGKWCLKIAREWSAAREQWGKPVALHEAVGSKIAFIAATTFALEAVLDLSSQMADEDRNDIRIEAALAKLYGSEMAWLMADHLVQIRGGRGFETAASLAARGERAVPAEQILRDLRINRIFEGSTEIMHLLIAREAVDAHLSVAGDLIDPDKSLPQKARAGANAGVFYAKWLPKLVTGAGQLPNAYGEFRHEVDLSGHLRYVERAARKLARSTFYAMSRWQGRMETKQGFLGRIVDIGAELFAMSAACVRAELLRTRGDHGREAYQLADAFCRQARIRVEELFARLWTNTDDLDRTLVKGVLSGTYTWLEEGVLDPSGDGPWIADTSPSPVPREDVRRVIEKTRGAAEPGA, translated from the coding sequence ATGTCCGCACCACCCACCCCTTCCTCCCGGCCCGTCGTCACCGAACGCGAGGCCCGCCGGGTGGCGGAGGCGGCCCGCGAACAGGACTGGCGCAAGCCCAGCTTCGCCAAGGAGCTGTTCCTCGGCCGCTTCCGCCTCGACCTGATCCACCCCCACCCGCTCCCGGCCGACGAGGACGTCCAGCGCGGCGAGGAGTTCCTCGCCAAGCTGCGCGACTTCTGCGAGACCGAGATCGACCCGGCCGTGATCGAGCGCGACGCGCGGATCCCGGACGAGGTGATCGACGGGCTGAAGGAGCTCGGCGCCCTCGGCATGAAGATCGACACCAAGTACGGCGGCCTCGGCCTCACCCAGGTCTATTACAACAAGGCCCTCGCCCTGGCCGGTTCCGTCAGCCCGGCGGTCGGCGCGCTGCTCTCCGCCCACCAGTCGATCGGCGTCCCGCAGCCGCTGAAGCAGTTCGGCACCCGGGAGCAGAAGGAGAGGTTCCTGCCGCGCTGCGCCCGCACGGACATCTCCGCCTTCCTGCTGACCGAGCCCGACGTCGGCTCCGACCCCGCCCGCCTGGCCACCACCGCCGTCCCGGACGGGGACGACTACGTCCTCGACGGGGTCAAGCTGTGGACCACCAACGGCGTCGTGGCCGACCTGCTCGTCGTCATGGCCCGCGTGCCGAAGTCCGAGGGACACCCGGGCGGCATCACCGCCTTCGTCGTCGAGGCCGCCTCCGAGGGCGTCACGGTCGAGAACCGCAACGCCTTCATGGGCCTGCGCGGCATCGAGAACGGCGTCACCCGCTTCCACCGGGTCCGGGTCCCCGCCGCCCACCGCATCGGCCCCGAGGGCGCCGGCCTGAAGATCGCCCTGACCACCCTGAACACCGGCCGCCTCTCCCTGCCCGCGATGTGCGCCGGCGCCGGCAAGTGGTGCCTGAAGATCGCCCGCGAGTGGTCGGCGGCCCGCGAGCAGTGGGGCAAACCGGTCGCGCTGCACGAGGCGGTCGGCTCGAAGATCGCCTTCATCGCGGCGACGACCTTCGCCCTGGAGGCCGTCCTGGACCTGTCCTCGCAGATGGCGGACGAGGACCGCAACGACATCCGCATCGAGGCCGCCCTCGCCAAGCTGTACGGCTCGGAGATGGCCTGGCTCATGGCCGACCACCTCGTCCAGATCCGCGGCGGACGCGGCTTCGAGACGGCGGCCTCGCTCGCGGCGCGCGGCGAGCGCGCGGTGCCCGCCGAGCAGATCCTGCGGGACCTGCGCATCAACCGGATCTTCGAGGGCTCCACCGAGATCATGCACCTGCTGATCGCCCGCGAGGCGGTCGACGCCCACCTCTCGGTCGCGGGCGACCTCATCGACCCGGACAAGTCGCTCCCCCAGAAGGCGAGGGCGGGCGCGAACGCGGGCGTCTTCTACGCCAAGTGGCTGCCGAAGCTGGTCACGGGCGCCGGGCAGCTCCCGAACGCGTACGGCGAGTTCCGGCACGAGGTCGACCTCTCCGGACACCTGCGCTACGTCGAGCGCGCCGCCCGCAAGCTGGCCCGCTCCACCTTCTACGCCATGTCCCGCTGGCAGGGCCGGATGGAGACCAAGCAGGGCTTCCTCGGCCGGATCGTCGACATCGGCGCGGAACTGTTCGCGATGAGCGCCGCCTGCGTCCGCGCCGAGCTGCTGCGCACCCGCGGCGACCACGGCCGCGAGGCGTACCAACTGGCCGACGCCTTCTGCCGCCAGGCCCGCATCCGCGTCGAGGAACTCTTCGCCCGGCTGTGGACCAACACCGACGACCTCGACCGCACGCTCGTCAAGGGCGTGCTGTCGGGCACGTACACCTGGCTGGAGGAAGGCGTCCTCGACCCCTCGGGCGACGGCCCGTGGATCGCCGACACCAGCCCGTCCCCGGTCCCACGGGAGGACGTACGCAGGGTGATCGAGAAAACGCGGGGCGCCGCCGAGCCGGGCGCGTAG
- the dxr gene encoding 1-deoxy-D-xylulose-5-phosphate reductoisomerase produces MSDSPAPLADPHLVYDPVAGDGPKDVVILGSTGSIGTQAIDLVLRNPDRFTVTGLSANGGRVALLAEQAHLLRVRTVAVAREDVVPALREALAARYGTGEPLPEILAGPEAATQVAASDCHTVLNGITGSIGLAPTLAALEAGRTLALANKESLIVGGPLVKALAKPGQIIPVDSEHAALFQALAAGTRADVRKLVVTASGGPFRGRGKEELARVTVEDALAHPTWAMGPVITVNSATLVNKGLEVIEAHLLYDIPFDRIEVVVHPQSYVHSMVEFTDGSTLAQATPPDMRGPIAIGLGWPERVPDAAPAFDWSTASTWEFFPLDEEAFPAVGLARHVGELAGTAPAVFNAANEECVEAFLAGALPYLGIMETVTRVVEEHGTPRAGTSLTVADVLEAEAWARARARELAAQTAEARA; encoded by the coding sequence ATGAGCGACAGCCCTGCCCCCCTCGCCGACCCCCACCTCGTCTACGACCCGGTGGCGGGCGACGGCCCGAAGGACGTGGTGATCCTCGGCTCCACCGGGTCGATCGGCACCCAGGCCATCGACCTCGTGCTGCGCAACCCCGACCGGTTCACGGTCACCGGCCTGTCCGCGAACGGCGGCCGGGTCGCCCTCCTCGCCGAGCAGGCGCACCTGCTGCGGGTGCGGACCGTCGCGGTGGCCCGCGAGGACGTCGTACCGGCGCTGCGCGAGGCGCTCGCCGCCCGCTACGGCACCGGTGAGCCGCTCCCCGAGATCCTCGCCGGGCCGGAGGCGGCCACCCAGGTCGCCGCCTCCGACTGCCACACCGTCCTCAACGGCATCACCGGCTCCATCGGTCTCGCCCCGACCCTGGCCGCCCTGGAGGCGGGCCGCACCCTCGCGCTCGCCAACAAGGAGTCGCTCATCGTGGGCGGCCCGCTGGTCAAGGCCCTCGCCAAGCCCGGACAGATCATCCCGGTCGACTCCGAGCACGCCGCCCTCTTCCAGGCCCTCGCCGCCGGCACCCGCGCCGACGTCCGCAAGCTGGTCGTCACCGCCTCCGGCGGCCCGTTCCGCGGCCGCGGCAAGGAGGAGCTGGCCCGGGTCACCGTCGAGGACGCCCTCGCCCACCCCACCTGGGCCATGGGCCCGGTGATCACCGTCAACTCCGCGACCCTGGTCAACAAGGGCCTGGAGGTCATCGAGGCCCACCTGCTGTACGACATCCCCTTCGACCGCATCGAGGTCGTCGTGCACCCGCAGTCCTACGTCCACTCGATGGTGGAGTTCACGGACGGATCGACCCTCGCCCAGGCGACGCCGCCCGACATGCGCGGCCCCATCGCCATCGGTCTCGGCTGGCCCGAACGCGTCCCCGACGCCGCGCCCGCCTTCGACTGGAGCACGGCGTCCACCTGGGAGTTCTTCCCGCTCGACGAGGAGGCGTTCCCCGCGGTCGGACTCGCCCGGCACGTCGGCGAGCTCGCGGGCACCGCCCCGGCGGTGTTCAATGCGGCCAACGAGGAGTGCGTGGAGGCGTTCCTGGCCGGCGCGCTGCCGTATCTGGGGATCATGGAGACCGTCACGCGGGTCGTGGAGGAGCACGGCACCCCGCGCGCGGGAACCTCGCTCACCGTCGCGGACGTCCTCGAAGCGGAGGCCTGGGCGCGCGCCCGGGCCCGGGAACTGGCGGCACAGACGGCGGAGGCCCGTGCATGA
- a CDS encoding M50 family metallopeptidase, with amino-acid sequence MFILGIVVFAVGLLVSIAWHELGHLSTAKMFGIRVPQYMVGFGPTLWSRKKGETEYGVKAIPFGGYIRMIGMFPPGADGRLEARSTSPWRGMIEDARSAAFEELKPGDETRLFYTRAPWKRVVVMFAGPFMNLILAVALFFTVLMGFGITQQTTTVASVSQCVIAQTENRDDCKKTDPASPAAAAGLEPRDRIVSFDGVRTDTWDELSDLIRANPGEEVAIVVERDGREVTLHAEIATNKVAKKDAAGQIVEGEYVTAGFLGFSSATGVVKQDFGESVTWMGDRIAEAADSLAALPGKIPALWDAAFGDGPREPDSPMGVVGAARVGGEIATLDIPPTQQLTMFIMLVAGFNLSLFLFNMLPLLPLDGGHIAGALWESLRRHTARLLRRPDPGPFDVAKLMPVAYVVAGIFVCFTILVLIADVVNPVRIS; translated from the coding sequence ATGTTCATCCTCGGCATAGTCGTCTTCGCGGTCGGCCTGCTCGTCTCGATCGCCTGGCACGAGCTGGGCCACCTCTCCACGGCGAAGATGTTCGGCATCCGCGTGCCGCAGTACATGGTCGGCTTCGGCCCGACCCTGTGGTCGCGGAAGAAGGGCGAGACCGAGTACGGCGTCAAGGCCATCCCGTTCGGCGGCTACATCCGCATGATCGGCATGTTCCCGCCCGGCGCCGACGGCCGGCTGGAGGCACGCTCCACCTCCCCGTGGCGCGGCATGATCGAAGACGCCCGATCGGCGGCGTTCGAGGAGCTGAAGCCGGGCGACGAGACGCGCCTGTTCTACACCCGTGCCCCGTGGAAGCGGGTCGTCGTGATGTTCGCCGGCCCGTTCATGAACCTGATCCTGGCGGTGGCGCTGTTCTTCACCGTCCTGATGGGCTTCGGCATCACCCAGCAGACCACCACCGTCGCCTCGGTCTCCCAGTGCGTCATCGCCCAGACCGAGAACCGCGACGACTGCAAGAAGACCGACCCGGCCTCCCCGGCCGCCGCCGCGGGCCTGGAACCCCGCGACAGGATCGTCTCCTTCGACGGCGTCCGCACCGACACCTGGGACGAGCTGTCCGACCTCATCCGCGCCAACCCGGGCGAGGAGGTGGCGATCGTCGTCGAACGCGACGGCCGCGAGGTGACCCTGCACGCGGAGATCGCCACCAACAAGGTCGCCAAGAAGGACGCCGCCGGGCAGATCGTCGAGGGCGAGTACGTCACCGCCGGCTTCCTCGGCTTCAGCTCCGCCACCGGCGTCGTCAAACAGGACTTCGGCGAGTCCGTGACGTGGATGGGCGACCGGATCGCCGAGGCCGCCGACTCCCTGGCCGCCCTGCCCGGCAAGATCCCCGCTCTGTGGGACGCGGCCTTCGGCGACGGGCCACGCGAACCCGACTCCCCGATGGGCGTGGTCGGCGCCGCCCGCGTGGGCGGCGAGATCGCCACCCTGGACATCCCGCCGACCCAGCAGCTCACCATGTTCATCATGCTGGTCGCCGGCTTCAACCTCTCGCTGTTCCTGTTCAACATGCTGCCGCTGCTGCCGCTGGACGGCGGCCACATCGCGGGCGCCCTGTGGGAGTCGCTGCGCCGCCACACGGCCCGGCTGCTGCGGCGCCCGGACCCGGGCCCCTTCGACGTCGCCAAGCTCATGCCGGTGGCGTACGTGGTGGCCGGGATCTTCGTCTGCTTCACGATCCTGGTGCTGATCGCGGACGTGGTGAATCCGGTGAGGATCTCCTAG
- the ispG gene encoding flavodoxin-dependent (E)-4-hydroxy-3-methylbut-2-enyl-diphosphate synthase: protein MTAISLGMPSVPTKLAERRKSRQIQVGSVAVGGDAPVSVQSMTTTRTSDIGATLQQIAELTASGCQIVRVACPTQDDADALPVIARKSQIPVIADIHFQPKYVFAAIEAGCAAVRVNPGNIKKFDDQVREIARAAKDHGTPIRIGVNAGSLDKRLLQKYGKATPEALVESALWEASLFEEHDFRDIKISVKHNDPVVMIEAYRQLAEACDYPLHLGVTEAGPAFQGTIKSAVAFGALLSQGIGDTIRVSLSAPPVEEVKVGLQILQSLGLRQRGLEIVSCPSCGRAQVDVYKLAEEVTAGLTGMDVPLRVAVMGCVVNGPGEAREADLGVASGNGKGQIFVKGEVIKTVPESKIVETLIEEAMKLAEQMEKDGVASGEPSVSVAG from the coding sequence ATGACTGCGATTTCTCTCGGCATGCCGTCCGTTCCGACCAAGCTCGCCGAGCGCCGCAAGAGCCGGCAGATCCAGGTCGGGTCCGTGGCGGTCGGCGGGGACGCGCCCGTGTCGGTGCAGTCGATGACCACGACGCGTACGTCGGACATCGGGGCCACGCTCCAGCAGATCGCGGAGCTGACGGCGTCCGGCTGCCAGATCGTCCGGGTGGCCTGCCCCACGCAGGACGACGCCGACGCGCTCCCGGTCATCGCGCGCAAGTCCCAGATCCCGGTCATCGCGGACATCCACTTCCAGCCCAAGTACGTCTTCGCCGCGATCGAGGCGGGGTGCGCGGCGGTGCGGGTCAACCCGGGCAACATCAAGAAGTTCGACGACCAGGTCAGGGAGATCGCCAGGGCGGCCAAGGACCACGGCACCCCGATCCGTATCGGGGTCAACGCGGGCTCCCTGGACAAGCGGCTGCTGCAGAAGTACGGCAAGGCGACGCCCGAGGCGCTGGTCGAGTCGGCCCTGTGGGAGGCGTCCCTCTTCGAGGAGCACGACTTCCGCGACATCAAGATCTCCGTCAAGCACAACGACCCGGTCGTGATGATCGAGGCCTACCGGCAGCTCGCCGAGGCGTGCGACTACCCGCTCCACCTGGGCGTCACCGAGGCCGGTCCCGCCTTCCAGGGCACCATCAAGTCCGCGGTCGCCTTCGGCGCCCTGCTCTCCCAGGGCATCGGCGACACCATCCGCGTCTCGCTGTCGGCCCCGCCGGTGGAGGAGGTCAAGGTCGGCCTCCAGATCCTCCAGTCGCTGGGCCTGCGCCAGCGCGGCCTGGAGATCGTGTCCTGCCCGTCCTGCGGCCGGGCCCAGGTCGACGTCTACAAGCTGGCCGAGGAGGTCACCGCCGGCCTGACCGGCATGGACGTCCCGCTGCGCGTCGCCGTGATGGGCTGCGTCGTCAACGGCCCCGGCGAGGCCCGCGAGGCCGACCTGGGCGTCGCCTCCGGCAACGGCAAGGGCCAGATCTTCGTCAAGGGCGAGGTCATCAAGACCGTCCCCGAGTCCAAGATCGTCGAGACGCTCATCGAGGAGGCCATGAAGCTGGCCGAGCAGATGGAGAAGGACGGCGTGGCCTCCGGCGAGCCGTCGGTGTCCGTCGCCGGCTGA
- a CDS encoding GNAT family N-acetyltransferase: MLTQTTSRVLEPADLDAALAVLDREPVANAFVTSRVQVAGLDPWRLGGEMWGWYEDGILTSLCYAGANLVPLCATPRAVRAFAGRARRAGRRCSSIVGPARPTAELWRLLEPGWGPAREVRPHQPLMITDRMPAGVAPDPYVRRVRKDEMETIMPACVAMFTEEVGVSPLAGDGGLLYQARVAELVGSGRSFARFDADGKVVFKAEIGAVTDRACQIQGVWVAPEYRGRGLAAPGMAAVLRYALTEVAPVVSLYVNDFNTPARRTYRKVGFQEAGAFMSVLF; this comes from the coding sequence GTGTTGACGCAGACCACCTCCCGCGTGCTCGAACCGGCAGACCTGGACGCCGCGCTCGCCGTCCTCGACCGCGAGCCGGTCGCGAACGCTTTCGTGACCTCCCGTGTGCAGGTCGCCGGCCTCGACCCGTGGCGCCTGGGCGGCGAGATGTGGGGCTGGTACGAGGACGGCATACTGACGTCCCTGTGCTACGCGGGCGCCAATCTCGTCCCCCTCTGCGCCACCCCGCGTGCCGTCCGCGCCTTCGCGGGCCGGGCCCGCCGCGCCGGCCGCCGCTGTTCCTCCATCGTCGGCCCCGCCCGGCCCACCGCCGAGCTGTGGCGCCTGCTCGAACCCGGCTGGGGCCCCGCCCGCGAGGTCCGCCCCCACCAGCCCCTCATGATCACCGACCGGATGCCCGCCGGTGTCGCCCCGGACCCCTACGTCCGCCGCGTCCGCAAGGACGAGATGGAGACGATCATGCCGGCGTGCGTCGCGATGTTCACCGAGGAGGTCGGCGTCTCCCCGCTGGCCGGCGACGGCGGCCTGCTCTACCAGGCCCGGGTCGCCGAGCTGGTCGGCTCCGGCCGCTCCTTCGCCCGCTTCGACGCCGACGGCAAGGTCGTCTTCAAGGCCGAGATCGGCGCCGTGACCGACCGCGCCTGCCAGATCCAGGGCGTGTGGGTGGCCCCCGAGTACCGGGGACGGGGCCTCGCGGCCCCCGGCATGGCCGCCGTCCTGCGGTACGCGCTGACCGAGGTGGCCCCCGTTGTGAGCCTGTACGTGAACGACTTCAACACCCCCGCCCGCCGCACCTACCGCAAGGTCGGCTTCCAGGAGGCCGGCGCGTTCATGAGCGTGCTGTTCTGA